The Melanotaenia boesemani isolate fMelBoe1 chromosome 3, fMelBoe1.pri, whole genome shotgun sequence genome contains the following window.
ATGATCCAGACTTGTGGGAGTGTCCATGGTGAGTTTCTCAATAAAGCTGACTCGTAACCAGTGCAACAGTCATCAGCACAAAGTTCAGTGACCAAGTGGTGCAAGAAGCTGTAGCAGGAGATGATTGTGTGTGTCAACGCTGAGGTTTTGTCATCTGAAACAGAGTTGGGATTAGCACTTCAGGAAGAAGACGACTTCCATACGGATTTCAGTCAAAGACGGTGAGACAGCTGCTGAACTCATTAACTATAAGATTGtttatgtttgcacatttgGAGAGAAGGTTTTCTATTTTACAGGTTATGATACAGATACATGTTGATAATTTAGTAATTAATTTCAGTATTCACTCAAGTCTCTAGCTTAATTCCTTTGTGGAGGCCTGTTAGTAGTGTTAACATTATAAACAGATGATTCCTTACATGTAAATCCCAGTTGACTAATGCTACTTTCAATTATAGGCTGATGAATACTTGGATGGATTGTGCTATGAAGTCTCTCAGCCTTCTGACTCCATCCACCTTCTCAAAGTAAGAGCAGTTCTCCATGAGGAGGTGAAGGTTGCCACCTCAGTCATCAGCTGATATACTAATACGGTTTAGCATATGGTTAACCCCCCAACCGTGTTTTCCTTCTCAGGGTTGTAACATCGAGTGTCTCAGCCAGCGCCTCCATGACCCAGCATCTCCTCACGGGTCGAGCTGCTCGGCCAAAGCCCTTCAGAGTCACGAACGCAGACCGCAGTGTGAAGAAGGGTATTATGGCAGAGGCACTGTTAGACTTGATGAACAAGGTGAGTAAGGGAAATGTAGAAGAACAGTGAAGTTAAACAGATTGTATAGAGCAAGGCTGCTCAGTTCAGTCCCACGAGGACTGtggtcctgcaagttttcaatgtttccctgctccagcacacctgattcaaactaaatggatccaacagcatatgaagttttgcacaatgacactgaaaacctgcagggctgtAGTCCTCGTAGGACCAACTTGAGTAGCCCTGACATAGGGGATTAAAATGGCTCCAGACTGGTGTACAAACAGCTTGTCAGTTATGTCGTCTGAAGTGTTGCTTCTTGAGTAATTTCCCTTTAACCCTCATGCTCTGTAGCACATTTTCTCAAGCTGTTGtcttaacaatttttttttttttttttggtctgtttttgtcCCTGCTCTCAGGTCAGTGACTCGTTTGATTTACAGTGTGCCAGTGCACTAGTTCTGGATGAGGATGGCACCGGTGTGGACACAGAGGAGTTCTTCCTAACGCTGCCAGAGAACACTGTTCTCATGGTTCTGGAGAAGGGACAGAAATGGACCCTACATCCCGTAAGCCTCTTTATTTACATCAGTCACTAGATGGCAGTCATGTTCAACTTCCTCAGATCTAAACCTAACATACTGAAAGTTTCTGCTGGTTTTGCGAGAGATGGTTTAGTACAGAAAGGTTAGTTTATTCAGCACAACAGCATGAATATAGACAAGCTGTTGCctgaagaataaaatatttgactATTGAAGTAATTCTGTCAGGTGTTGTGCTGAGATGGAACACAGGATGCACAGctgaggtttttctttcatcataATATTTAAAGGCAGGTGTTGAAGAATAATCAAACTTGGGGGTGTCAAAAGATTTGAATGGCATTCAGAAGCAATTAATTTCCATAGAAAGTTGGTTGTGCTTTTATTTGCATCTGCACCCTCTTTCCTCAAATATTTACCATGGTGGCCTCACAATCACCTCCTCTCATTGTCATTTGCCTCTTTCCTTGCTTCATTGTGTGGTCTAAGTGTTGGTGGAAGcggatgttgttgtttttgtcatttggcTGCAATCATGCCAACAAAATGCATCTGTGTCTATTTGACCTCACTTATGTCTCTCCTCCTGTCACCTAATAGAACAGTCTCTCCAGGTATCAGCCCATTGAGCGCCGGCAGTATCGTACAGATGTGGCTAAGCTGACTCTTGACCTCTACAAAAACAACCCCAAGGATTTCATTGGCTGCCTGAATGTGAAAGCAACCCTGTACGGCGCTTACTCCGTGTCCTACGACCTGCGCTGTTACGCCGCCAAAAAGATGCTGAAGTGAGTGAATGCACCTGCCGAGTATGGGACTGGTTCACTATATTGTAACTTagacttgtttatttatttattaatttatttatttatggtgaCGATTTAGAGCATAGAGAAAAGCCCGATGATGCAGAATAGTAGGTCATATTATGGTGTGTGGGTGGCAGAGTGGTCAACATATTAGTCAAAGGTTAGATTTTACTGAGATTCCATGAGGCATTATGTGATCACTGATTTTCAGCTTTGATACAGAACCTCAGTGAAGGGATAATGTTTTGCAGACTTTTATGTGAAGCTCACATTGCTGTGCAGAAGGTTTGAGAGATCTTAAATAGGAGTTTTATGACTTGCAGTTAATTGCAGAAATGAGTATTTGATCAACTGGTCTGTTaagtttctcttgtttttcatGATTAATGTGAAAAGTTCACATTTATTTCTCCATACTAGACCAATAcatgctgtatgtgtgtttcatgttgcatgAATGCAGTCTATTTGTGTCTAAATCATGTCTCTGCATGTGGGAATTGACTATTTATGTTCCTCCATCTCTCCTGCAGGGAAGCTCTGCGATGGACCATCTTCTCCATGCAGGCCACTGGCCACATTCTGCTGGGATCATCCTGCTACATTGAGCATCTGCTGGAAGAAGAGGAGCAAGCTGAGAAAAGCCTGGTACTTCCACAGGAGAGCAGGATCAGGCAGCTGCAGAGCATGCTGCTGGGAAGGATCACCCACAGATGATGGGCTAATAACAGTGGAGTGGACATGCCATCTTCTCCTAGATTTAGGTCACAGTGTGGATGTCACAGATGAAACTGGTTGGCAGTCTGTACTTATCGGCTTCCAGTATAGTTTAATGTGTCATATTGCCAACAACAGTTGCTTTTTCAATGCCACTTTTTTGTTCTGTTACATGTCTTTACTTTATTAATGCAGAAGCCAACATTAGAATGCACTTTTACTCACTGCTTTAACTTTTTCCTGTggaaacataataaatataaagtaatgtattttattttcctgtttctgaTGTATTCAGAGGTCTGGACACAATTCTCAGCTGAGTTTAGCTGGACAGAGTAAAACCAATAAGCCAGCTTCATATATGGTCCAGCTGTCTCTCACATGTCCGTAAATGTCCCCTGATCTGTGCTGTCCTGTCAGCTGCAGCCTTCATCTAACTTAGAAAACCATAGGGGGGAGAGAACGAAGGAACAGAAGAGCTAGCAGCTGCAGGGAGCGAGGGGGACGGAAGCAAACCATTATCCTAAGGGAGGTGATGCTTACAGCTGGTGGCAGAAGTACCACTTTAGCTGTTTATTCAAAGAAGGTTGTAGCTGAAATGGGGCAAGTTTCAACCAAAGTGGCTGCTGATTTATCCTGATAAAGATGAACTTTAGTTCAGTTGGTCCCATCCTTCCGTTATCCACAGATTTCTCTTAACTTTGTCTGCGTTTTTTTGATGAATGTTGAGGTAAATAGGTACTTTGCCAAATTATTTCTTAGTTAAACCATGTGTACATGAACTACAAACATCAGCTGTTATATTTAAGAATGCAGATGTTCACATGAACTAAATTTAGCACAAGAAGAAATTTTAGTCTCttaatttttaaagcacttttataTATGAattgcaacacaaagtgctttacattaaaaacatgattaaaaaaaaaaaaaacttaaaacatgaGGTGCACCAGAAAGCCACAAGTAACACAATATTTACCCACACTCACACAAATGCATAAAACCATCTCTAAAAGCGCTGTCCTAACCCAACCAACCACACTGGAGGAAACTACTAGAAGTTTAAGTTCTTAagctgaatttaattaaaatcaaaataaaaactatgttaaaaatgaaaatgaaacaggTCAAATAAATTGGATCAAATAAAATTGGGAAAATGGTACAAAAAGCATgggttaaatattaaaacaagttAATACTGCAAAGAAATGCTTAAAgcaattattaaatatattggTAAAACAATCAGAAAATCAGATTTGACAGAgacttagaaataaataaatgtaagtaaACATTGATTCATGAATACTAAAAaggtatttatttttacttaaaaaaggtaagcttttatttaaaaaatttaaaaatggtaaaCGGTCTGtacttttttacacttttacccaaagtgcttttacCCAAAAATAACCCAGCTGCTTTTCGGTTGTTTGGAAAGCTGACCCACAGATGAGgaccataaaaacaaaagatgccTCTCCATAAGTTTTAGTGCCCATGGAATAAACAAGAGACCCCAACGAGCTGGGCCCTGGGAGGCTTAACAGCAAGTCTGATAAATAccaatgagatttaaaaacttATCAAAGTTTTCTAAAATCAATCCAGAACAACAAAATTTGTATTTGGATCATTTTTCTCCCCTTTTAATATCATTTGATGCTGTATTATACATTGAAATATAAACATAGCCTAATTAGTCTTTTTTAGGGGGGGGAGACTATCAGCTGTTTCTCTCCTTCCATGGAATCACTTTGCACCTTCCACCTCATTGTAAAGTGACTTATCATGATAAGCCTGCAGGCTTTCACTATATACAGTATAGTATATTACACTAGTTAGTATTATCAAAGTGGAGAAATACTAGCATATACAAATTTACTTTTGTGCtaaatttttttaactcttatgaAGATGCAAACTTTACTTACtgagaagataaaaaataaaatagtggtTAAAATCCATCTCTTAGTCACGTGAATgcttaaaactttgttttaatcttGGTTGTGGTGGTTAATACCATTTAAGTGCATTTGACTCCAGCTACCTGTCCTGGTTCTTAGTTCAAGCACGCAAAAgtagatttttaaaattgtcTTAATAAGTCAAAACTTTAATATTAGCTTTACTTTAATTACAAGTCTAACATCAACCCAGAGCTTTGAATGTGGATGACGAGCAGTAGGTTTGCCATCCTCCTTCAGCCATTCAGCTCAGATCACGCTGACAGAGGGGGGTCCTCTGTGGATCCAACAGAAGCTTGTGCTCTGTCTGTGGACGGTGCAGCTGTTTGTCCGTCCCACTAATCTGCGTGGCTGTCAGTGCTTCCTCCTGCTGCCGCCGCTGAGCATGGTGCTCGGCTGCTCTTCATCACAGGACGGAGGAGACTTCAGCTCCTCATCATCTAGCCTACAGGTTGCGGATATGGATCGTTCAACGCACGATTAGGACACAACAGGTAAGAGACCATGCAGTCTGGCAAAAATCATTATAAGAATGCGCGTCATTATCAGCTGTTTGTCCAGACGGTTTTAGATATTCTTGTAAAAGATGCGCCGCATATAACCGGTCCAGTCAATAACTTTACTAGCCAATTAACCGAAAGCTTTTAAGAACTCTCATACGGATTTCCACAAAAACTTTTGAAAACGCTTCAGATGAACTTTTGTGGGACCAATTTAGATGTAGAATTATTGATTTGGATATAAGAGCAGTAAACTGTAATCGCtgcttgaaatgaaaaacacattaaacctcATGTCTATCCAAACCGGTCCTGGTTATTTGCAGCCTTTTCGTGCACATGAGCTATAATGGCGCATCGCCCCGCGTGCTGTTTGGCACAAAGTGCTGCACGAAATATCGATTTAGTGGAAGAATCACATGTTTTATTGGGAACCTCGGGCTGTATGTGGGAGTATGTGCTTGACACAGTTACGGGTTTGGAGGCTGTGTGTTTCTCCCACGCTCCTGAGGGAGTCTTCGCTGCAGCGCGCTGGAAGCATCTCACCGCGCACATCTAAAGTGCGGCTGCTGTTTGGATGCTGTGTTTGCGCTGTTTTACATGTGTTTGGCCTAAAGGCGACGAACATTTCTTAAAATATCTtttgaaattcttttaaaatttcgTGCACTTACTGAATGGGTCCGTATATTATAATAACCCCATTTTATTTCCTGCGTCTCCCAAGTGCAGCTTAAATAAGGAGGTTTTAACAATAAGAACTATTACAGGCGAAGATTTCTACTAAACATGAGATATTTTATGGTGTCATAGCCTTCCACGTTCTCTTTAGCCATTTCTTGAGTAatcacagctttttaaaatgtttttttccctgtaaaaattaaagaaatgttctTTATGTTCGAATATGTTCTtatgtaattttttatgtttttatttttaatgaaactgGATTGTCATGTTTTCATAATTTCACACAGGTTCTTTGGATGAGACTAAGTTCTaggtatatatgtatatatatatatatatatatatatatatatatatatatatatatatatatatatataatgtatatatacatatatataatgtatatatgaCGCTCAATCCACATGCTGTATGGTGTAGTTTTATCTCAGCTGTTCATCATAAGCGACAATTTGTCAAAGACAACATAGACTAATAAATCACAGAGATGTACAGAAGTCAAAGACTGAAACTAAAGAAGATGCAGCAGGCGTGACTGAACAGGGAGGGATGCTGGCAACagtgtggaggtggaggagggtggagggaaaaaaaagtcttgatGAAAGCGTGTGGTGTGAGCTGTATCCGTCCCTGTGAACTGCGGTGGACGGCTTTGATTGCAACATGAAGGAGAGAAACCAAATCCTGCTGAAGACATAAagcctgtgtgtgtatgtgtgttagtgtgtcGGTTTTATTGCCTTAAACTCACCAATTGGATTAACTGGCTTCTAATTGCCTCCAAGTAACCTCATCAGTTTTCACCCTAGACTTCTACCTGACAACAGGCAAACATTATTTTTCCCCTTAACTCTAtttcctctgtcctcttcttcctcttgaTTTTCAACAGCTGGCTATTTCAGGTCCATATTTTAATCTTTGCCATGAATAATTCAGGCAGCAGAACAACATACAGGCCCTGGTGAGAGCCTGGAAGCTTCCCTTAAACTCCAAATTACCTATCTACCATTTGAAACTCTGAATAAAGGATTTGTATTCTGTAGGATTTTAAATGGGAGTAGGTGGACTCTGTATAAGTGCAGGTTATCTCTTCTGCTCATCTGGTACATGTACATTAAAAACGAGTCTCACGAGAAACTGAGAAAAACGCATAGTTTTGCTGGATTTTACACTCCTTCATCATCTCGTCTTGAAGTACTCTCTAGAGTTCTTCATATTTCATGCCTCCCTGATCGCTTTCCAGCCTCTCCTCAGTAGCAGCAGAAAATGAGGCAAAATATTTATGACTTGGACAGAAATGAAAACCGGATTTTTGGACTGGGAACATGTGGATGCAGGCTTGGTACAATCACAATTAGTGGGTGTAAAATCATTACACAGTGGGTCAATAAGCCAACCAATCAGAGCAAAGCTAACTTCTGACCTTGCTCATGCCCTTGTTGACAAATCATTAAGCTAAAGACATTTT
Protein-coding sequences here:
- the cidec gene encoding cell death activator CIDE-3 isoform X1, whose protein sequence is MIVCVNAEVLSSETELGLALQEEDDFHTDFSQRRLMNTWMDCAMKSLSLLTPSTFSKVVTSSVSASASMTQHLLTGRAARPKPFRVTNADRSVKKGIMAEALLDLMNKVSDSFDLQCASALVLDEDGTGVDTEEFFLTLPENTVLMVLEKGQKWTLHPNSLSRYQPIERRQYRTDVAKLTLDLYKNNPKDFIGCLNVKATLYGAYSVSYDLRCYAAKKMLKEALRWTIFSMQATGHILLGSSCYIEHLLEEEEQAEKSLVLPQESRIRQLQSMLLGRITHR
- the cidec gene encoding cell death activator CIDE-3 isoform X2 is translated as MNTWMDCAMKSLSLLTPSTFSKVVTSSVSASASMTQHLLTGRAARPKPFRVTNADRSVKKGIMAEALLDLMNKVSDSFDLQCASALVLDEDGTGVDTEEFFLTLPENTVLMVLEKGQKWTLHPNSLSRYQPIERRQYRTDVAKLTLDLYKNNPKDFIGCLNVKATLYGAYSVSYDLRCYAAKKMLKEALRWTIFSMQATGHILLGSSCYIEHLLEEEEQAEKSLVLPQESRIRQLQSMLLGRITHR